Proteins encoded in a region of the Solanum dulcamara chromosome 9, daSolDulc1.2, whole genome shotgun sequence genome:
- the LOC129903662 gene encoding uncharacterized protein LOC129903662, whose amino-acid sequence MGELEMGRGLNQELGFIKAGDTHWGSHYKSFGKFISSFGSIVDVIDTLVVNTSTLEERESASGFLRSCQTFETVFLLHLMTDSLGVTYHLIVSLQKKEQDISNVMILVKVAKRRLQAL is encoded by the coding sequence ATGGGTGAACTAGAAATGGGTAGAGGATTGAATCAAGAACTTGGTTTTATTAAAGCCGGTGATACTCATTGGGGATCTCACTACAAGTCATTTGGAAAATTCATTAGTAGTTTTGGCTCTATTGTTGATGTGATTGATACTCTTGTTGTAAATACAAGTACTTTGGAAGAAAGAGAAAGCGCATCAGGATTTCTCAGAAGTTGTCAAACTTTTGAGACTGTTTTCTTATTGCATTTGATGACTGATTCTTTAGGAGTCACATATCATCTTATTGTGTCATTACAGAAAAAGGAGCAAGATATTTCAAATGTCATGATTCTTGTAAAGGTAGCAAAAAGAAGGTTGCAAGCTTTATGA